The Exiguobacterium mexicanum genome includes a window with the following:
- a CDS encoding O-methyltransferase, which produces MEHSSYEGYVENLVTPRSPLLAEMEAFAREHHVPIMDLTGSEVLLSLLAMQRPKRILEVGTAIGYSAIRMAELLPDAEIVTIERNARRHEEALGFIGRSDVSDRITVIHGDAVELIGTIEGEFDAVFIDAAKGQYQKFFDGYGALVPIGGTIYSDNLFLRGDVLLEDVSVLDRRRRRLVRLVKEFTEQLMARTDYHTAILPLGDGLAISRKLR; this is translated from the coding sequence GTGGAACATTCATCCTATGAAGGTTACGTGGAGAACTTGGTCACGCCCCGGTCGCCGTTATTGGCGGAGATGGAGGCGTTCGCCCGAGAACATCACGTGCCAATCATGGACTTGACCGGATCTGAAGTGTTGCTGTCGCTTCTCGCGATGCAACGTCCGAAACGGATCCTTGAGGTCGGTACGGCAATCGGATACAGTGCGATTCGAATGGCTGAACTGTTGCCGGACGCGGAAATCGTCACGATCGAACGAAACGCACGACGTCACGAAGAGGCACTCGGCTTTATCGGACGCTCGGACGTATCGGACCGAATCACTGTCATTCATGGTGATGCGGTGGAGTTGATCGGGACGATTGAAGGAGAATTCGATGCGGTCTTTATCGACGCGGCCAAAGGTCAGTATCAAAAATTCTTTGATGGGTATGGCGCTTTAGTACCAATTGGTGGTACGATTTACAGCGATAATTTATTTTTACGAGGGGACGTCCTGCTCGAGGATGTGTCAGTGCTTGACCGTCGACGCCGCCGGCTTGTTCGTCTCGTAAAAGAGTTTACTGAGCAATTGATGGCACGGACCGATTATCATACTGCAATTTTGCCCCTTGGTGATGGCCTAGCAATCAGTCGTAAATTACGATGA
- the ruvX gene encoding Holliday junction resolvase RuvX has protein sequence MKRVMGLDVGSKTIGVAVSDLMGWTAQGVETVYWTEPDFEEAVRLLQPIIEQYDVKEVVVGLPKNMNATIGPRGEASQAFAAALTEATGLPTVLVDERLTTMQAERMLISADVSRKKRKAVIDKMAAVMILQNYLDRAGK, from the coding sequence ATGAAGCGAGTCATGGGGCTCGATGTCGGTTCGAAGACGATTGGGGTCGCCGTGAGCGACCTCATGGGATGGACGGCGCAAGGCGTGGAGACGGTCTACTGGACCGAGCCGGACTTTGAGGAAGCTGTCCGTCTGCTTCAACCGATTATTGAGCAGTACGATGTGAAAGAAGTCGTTGTCGGCCTCCCGAAGAACATGAACGCGACAATCGGACCTCGGGGCGAGGCGTCACAGGCGTTTGCCGCGGCCCTCACCGAAGCGACCGGTTTGCCGACGGTTCTCGTCGACGAGCGTTTGACGACGATGCAAGCGGAGCGGATGCTCATTTCAGCAGACGTCAGCCGAAAAAAGAGAAAGGCCGTCATCGATAAGATGGCAGCCGTCATGATTTTACAAAATTACCTGGATCGTGCAGGCAAATAA
- the mltG gene encoding endolytic transglycosylase MltG: MNHPSMFDEKRARNRIVRRITVIILAVFLLVIATGAAVSYAFVKRSLEPVDPASTETVEVEVPLGAGSGYIGELLEENGLVRNSTIFRFYTRFKNESSFQAGTYTLSPSQSLDELIATLKTGKVIVVPDIKLVIPEGFTIDQVISRLAKQADIPKEEISDQLSDEEYIRSLVNEHEMLTDEVLADGIYHPLEGYLFPATYEFDKGVTLTQIIDEMLKPTEQLYLEYGDAVEASGRTFHETLSLASIVEKEAVSTEDRQEIAGVFENRLADGMKLQSDPTVWYGTGETSIFTSFNDLQNDSLYNTYRYEGIPIGPIAAVSRDAFVATLNPNDTDNVYFYARPPREGFPNGEVLFEVEYEAHQQNVNKYRPEWEAFEEANNN, translated from the coding sequence ATGAACCATCCATCGATGTTTGATGAGAAGCGTGCACGTAACCGGATTGTTCGGCGAATTACGGTTATCATCCTTGCTGTCTTTCTTCTAGTGATCGCCACAGGTGCCGCGGTATCTTATGCGTTCGTGAAACGATCGCTCGAACCCGTTGACCCAGCTTCGACCGAAACGGTCGAGGTCGAGGTTCCGCTCGGTGCAGGTTCTGGTTACATTGGCGAACTACTCGAAGAGAATGGCCTCGTGAGGAATAGCACGATTTTCCGTTTTTACACACGGTTTAAAAATGAATCATCGTTCCAAGCGGGGACGTATACGTTGTCTCCGTCACAATCACTTGACGAGTTGATCGCCACGTTGAAGACGGGGAAAGTCATCGTCGTCCCGGATATCAAATTGGTGATCCCGGAAGGCTTTACGATCGACCAAGTCATCTCGCGTCTCGCAAAACAGGCTGATATTCCGAAAGAAGAGATTTCGGACCAACTGAGCGACGAGGAGTATATCCGCTCGCTCGTCAATGAGCATGAGATGCTGACGGACGAAGTGCTCGCCGACGGAATTTATCACCCGCTCGAAGGTTACTTGTTCCCGGCAACGTATGAGTTCGATAAAGGTGTGACGCTCACTCAGATCATCGATGAGATGCTCAAGCCGACCGAACAGCTCTATCTCGAATACGGCGATGCGGTCGAAGCGTCGGGACGCACGTTCCATGAGACGTTATCGCTCGCCTCGATCGTTGAGAAAGAAGCGGTCTCGACGGAAGACCGTCAAGAGATCGCGGGTGTGTTTGAGAACCGTCTGGCCGATGGCATGAAGTTGCAGTCCGACCCGACCGTCTGGTATGGTACCGGGGAGACTTCGATTTTCACATCGTTCAACGATCTCCAAAACGATTCACTTTATAACACATACCGCTACGAAGGGATCCCAATCGGACCAATCGCTGCGGTCAGTCGTGACGCATTCGTCGCCACGCTCAATCCGAACGATACGGATAACGTTTATTTCTACGCCCGACCACCGCGTGAAGGATTCCCGAACGGGGAAGTCTTGTTCGAAGTGGAGTACGAGGCGCACCAACAGAACGTCAACAAGTATCGTCCAGAATGGGAAGCGTTCGAAGAAGCAAACAACAATTGA
- a CDS encoding DUF1292 domain-containing protein: MAEIRREEEMYRIPDENGDEHLFAEIFRMTSDRSKKTFVVLEPVGNPETEDEDDDTIEVYAFEIEELEDGEFILKLVEDDDDFEEVMEAFDIVNDEVGLD, translated from the coding sequence ATGGCAGAAATCCGTCGTGAAGAAGAAATGTACCGTATTCCAGACGAAAATGGAGACGAGCATTTATTTGCAGAAATTTTCCGGATGACGAGCGACCGCTCGAAGAAGACGTTTGTCGTTCTTGAGCCGGTCGGCAATCCAGAAACAGAAGACGAAGATGACGACACAATCGAAGTGTACGCGTTTGAAATCGAAGAACTTGAAGATGGCGAGTTCATCTTGAAGCTCGTCGAAGACGATGATGACTTCGAGGAAGTCATGGAAGCGTTCGATATCGTCAATGACGAAGTTGGTTTAGACTAA